In Babesia microti strain RI chromosome IV, complete genome, the sequence ATTGCTTCGCAATTGTGGAAGTGAGTTGCTGGTAAACAGTCCCCTAACAATAACAACTACAGAGCATTCTGGTGTTGACGTATGGACCCTACCAATTTCTATCGCAATTCAGCAGGAGGATCACgatacatttaatttattactgGTAAGAGGtgcaaaattaaatatttggGATTACCTGGGCAAATCTCCTCTTTATCGTGCTTGTGAAGTGGAAAGGGTtgattttgtcaaattaattttgaatattacTCTTGAACCTATTGTCTTTGATGAACAGGGATTATCGGCCCTTAGTATTGCAATTCAAAAGAGGAACATAGAAATTGTTAAGTTACTATTGAATAGTGGTGCCGAATTAAACATAAAGTCTCCTCATGTTAAGTGCTACAAATCACCGCTTTATATCGCTTGTGAGACAAATTGTCCAGAGATAATCCAGTTGTTACTGGATAATGGTGCAGATCCTAATTGGCGATTTCAACTTAAATTAACACCTACACTCATAGCCTATAGGTTGGACCCATCTTGGCTTGaaatattcatcaaattcgGAGCAGGTACTCCGAGAGAGAATCGTTGGGTCCTAACAGAAGTACTAAGCTGTGCTATAaccaaaaatgatataacttctgccaaatatttaatagaTCTTTTTCCTGATTTACTAGGCCGAGAACATGACATATGGTCGAAACCGCACATACAGGCATCAAAACTGggtaatttggaaattttaaaatatcttaCCCAAGATAAATCGTTGCTAGATAATCTAGATTCTAGCGGTACATGCGCTTTACACGCAGCTACCGAAGAGGGACATCTCGAGTGTATTGAGTATTTGTTGAGTGCAGGCGCTGATGTTAATTTATGTAACAAATTCGACCAAAATTCACTACACCTGGCGGTGCTGGAGAATAAATATGATGTGGCAAAGCTTTTGTTAGAGCACAAGATTTGCGTGAATCAGAAGGATAATATGCAGGGAGAGACACCACTAATGACCTGCATACGAACTAGAAATGAAAGCATTGGTTTGCTAATAGTTAATAATGCCGATAATTTGGACTTCAATGCCCGTGATTCAATGGACCGTAACTGCTTGATGTATGCATTGTTCTTTGGCCAAAACACTTTATCGGATTTGCTGGCCCAAAAAACACCAGAACTGACACCAGGCAACAACCCTCATTTAGTTCAAAGTGTTAATAGCGTTGGTAACGACAAGAAGAAGTTGCGCAATATTCTGAAGATATTCTGGCCCAAAAATGCCACTGTAGAACACACACGGATTAAAACGATAGATCGAGTACCCTCAAATACAGCTTCTTTCTCTCTTCTCCGCTCGAGGCAAATACAGAATAACTCCATCATCTACCAAAACTCTGCAATTAGGAGTAACAGCGGCTAGTAAATCATACTACTATATTAGTTATCTccttataatttattaggATGTCTAATTAATAGTTAAGATTGTATATCATAGTTTGTTAAGATCTAAATACatgattaaatattattgcATAATATTTATGCGGTATCCTCGCTCATGTTTAGGTTTTGTGTACGATTTATTAATCTTTCTCACTATGTCATagtatttttaaatatctccaaatttgaatggtaaaaattacatatcGTTTAAAATAAGTTCATgctttggcaattttataGATCATAAAGAttatattaacaaattaacgcaggtatatatatatatatatacagatagaaattataaatgaataacaatttgaatagtAGTTAAAAATTGGCataatgtatatatcacaaatatttaaaaactgttattttgtttatattaaaaaatctaaaCAAGTATAACTATAGATCATCATATAATGagatgatataatattgtttattaacaaattattgagCTAAAAGCTAGTATTAATTCGTTTGacatattaatatattggCCATCACTATACATATAGTGGAGTGAGGCTTCTATGAGTGGAGGCAAGAGTAAGCGTTCGGCAGTCTATGATTCCGAGTATAAGAATGCAGCTAAAGATGGAAGAAAATCGGCCATCagtgaaaatttgtataagaAAAAGAAATCAGAGCCCATAGGCCAGTACTTGGACAGATATACCAAACTACTAGACAGTATAACTCCATCTGAAACTCCTTCACCGAGGAATAATGCAACTTTGACATTGATTAACAAGTAATGTATCACATATTCAGTAATGAACTATTCTTGTTTGGAGGAGAATACTGCAATggcaatattttcaatttgtataatgaTTCTTATATATATGACTTAAATGTTAACAAATGGTCACtaattaaatgtaataacAAGCCAAAACCTCGTTGTAGCCATCAGATCGTAAAGTACAAGTAGGTATTACTACATATTAccatattttttacaacaaatttactaaattaGTGACGTGTTATTTATGTTTGGCGGCGAATTTGCCactaaaaatgaatatttccACTACAATGATTTGTGGACTTTCACATTAACTAATAAAACATGGattgaaattaaaacaaatggAACAATTCCCAGTGGTAGAAGTGGACATAAGATGGGAATTTGGAATGATAACATCATTCTGTTTGGAGGGTTTTATGATACAAACTACGAGTGTAAGTATCACAACGATCTATACCTTTACAA encodes:
- a CDS encoding Ankyrin repeats (3 copies) (overlaps_old_locusTagID:BBM_III06395) — translated: MIYSSENNNLNILKDCGCKSPGGTIKDITQSSSINNHTSRYDLISDRSVRNSQTPGNFTIYGPGTPENEIWKLYIKHIEGYLDVASMLALRQTCRLLYNHKYKIGKGELLFHGFMGYESKFVFDIIFPLVYKSLHHSYQHKLRLDLSRCILMRDISIVRMLDAAHRCNNKAEDDVRITNLRELNLDFCYKLSDKALEIMLTTQLPFLEKLSIRCVRNKNMTGIPFMRDLSSHNWPKFTQFCCSFSNIWLEPINVVADFIIRTAVNINNNIENRMTNKLFRHGCEGFTTSIPNSPLPASASAYNDGPNAANTTIIPSATSISDNMNVDESIYKLVEYLRKEPINDDLPRVTPVLEIFGSWGSRCLLESMGFSSHTRAFCTALKAGDAITCGKLAKTLHLEFESLAKLDEWKNNSTVQLLRNCGSELLVNSPLTITTTEHSGVDVWTLPISIAIQQEDHDTFNLLLVRGAKLNIWDYLGKSPLYRACEVERVDFVKLILNITLEPIVFDEQGLSALSIAIQKRNIEIVKLLLNSGAELNIKSPHVKCYKSPLYIACETNCPEIIQLLLDNGADPNWRFQLKLTPTLIAYRLDPSWLEIFIKFGAGTPRENRWVLTEVLSCAITKNDITSAKYLIDLFPDLLGREHDIWSKPHIQASKLGNLEILKYLTQDKSLLDNLDSSGTCALHAATEEGHLECIEYLLSAGADVNLCNKFDQNSLHLAVLENKYDVAKLLLEHKICVNQKDNMQGETPLMTCIRTRNESIGLLIVNNADNLDFNARDSMDRNCLMYALFFGQNTLSDLLAQKTPELTPGNNPHLVQSVNSVGNDKKKLRNILKIFWPKNATVEHTRIKTIDRVPSNTASFSLLRSRQIQNNSIIYQNSAIRSNSG